From the Mangifera indica cultivar Alphonso chromosome 10, CATAS_Mindica_2.1, whole genome shotgun sequence genome, one window contains:
- the LOC123227157 gene encoding uncharacterized protein LOC123227157, translated as MPQVDLETLVSACAGGGGGDNKIACETLATDKDYNNRRDNQQPDQSEIPADFPPESFCLSKDAEFDWFDRNVFYERKESQKGNSNSTNLNPNPSSTSQRFATTLKAKPSIFGLPKLQKLFVDTRSKRNCKPANTRWFPKRSASTLKSDATLAEPSSPKVSCMGRVRSNKDRRTLKNRQRSASESGTGTVKTKSGKGGKTGFLSKFRSIFGSGLKKGTKSETKADTLRVSPSRNGGKVMSHDIRERLPPGDIETPPRNSEARKSVDGEPVGLGGMKRFTSGRRSDAWLDDVV; from the coding sequence ATGCCACAAGTGGATCTTGAAACCCTAGTCTCAGCCTGTGCCGGAGGCGGTGGTGGCGATAATAAGATCGCCTGTGAAACCTTAGCCACCGACAAAGACTATAACAACCGACGCGATAATCAACAACCCGATCAGTCCGAAATTCCGGCCGATTTCCCGCCCGAATCTTTTTGCCTTTCCAAAGATGCCGAGTTTGACTGGTTTGATCGAAACGTATTCTATGAACGTAAGGAATCTCAGAAAGGTAATTCAAACTCAACCAATCTTAACCCCAATCCCAGTTCAACTTCACAGAGATTCGCCACTACTTTGAAGGCCAAACCCTCCATTTTCGGTCTGCCGAAGCTGCaaaaattgtttgttgataCTAGAAGTAAGCGGAATTGCAAACCGGCGAACACCCGGTGGTTCCCGAAACGCTCCGCTTCGACTCTCAAATCGGATGCAACACTCGCTGAGCCGTCGTCTCCCAAGGTTTCTTGCATGGGAAGAGTGAGATCCAATAAGGATCGTCGTACATTGAAGAACCGCCAACGCTCTGCCTCGGAATCGGGAACGGGAACTGTAAAAACCAAATCGGGAAAAGGAGGAAAAACCGGGTTTCTCTCCAAATTTCGGTCAATATTCGGATCCGGTTTAAAGAAAGGAACAAAGAGTGAAACTAAAGCTGATACATTGAGAGTGTCGCCATCAAGAAATGGCGGGAAAGTGATGAGTCATGATATAAGGGAGCGTCTACCGCCGGGTGACATTGAGACGCCGCCGAGGAACAGTGAAGCGCGTAAGAGCGTGGATGGCGAACCGGTAGGTTTAGGTGGAATGAAGCGGTTCACGTCTGGTAGGAGATCTGATGCTTGGTTGGATGACGTGGTATGA